A genomic region of Bosea sp. 124 contains the following coding sequences:
- a CDS encoding ABC transporter ATP-binding protein/permease, translating into MSPPAAPPPAPTLVRPALLQPGSGFVETFRALWPYLWPADRADLRKRVVAAFALLVLGRIVLMGVPFAFKWATDALADTPSSLERWLPWLVGAPLALTVIYGLARVGSAAFIQARDALFAPVFMHAVRTLALQTFGHLHHLSLRFHLERKTGGLTRVLERGRNGIEEMVRLGLNQLVPVVIELVLITAVLLTIFNWIYVVVLVVMVTTYMAYTIKATEWRIAIRTQMNESDTDANSKAIDSLLNYETVKYFGAEARETARYDLSMARYERNSIKAYTSLAWLNFGQAAIFATGLTISMVMAVQGFRAGTLTVGDFVLINAMLIQLYQPLNFMGTVYREIKQATLDIEQMFSLIGKDPEIQDKPGAKPLAVLAGEVTFEDVQFAYIPERPILKGISFTVPAGRTIAIVGPSGAGKSTISRLLFRFYEPQKGRILIDGQPIADVQQVSLRAAIGMVPQDTVLFNDTIEYNIRYGRPEASEAEVEEAARLAQIDRFIKSLPEGYATSVGERGLKLSGGEKQRVAIARTILKGPPVLVLDEATSALDSFTEKEIQDALDRVSEGRTTLVIAHRLSTVINADEIIVLDKGLIAERGHHRDLLAANGIYAALWNRQRQVDEAKATLQRATAEEEPSVRVSLTP; encoded by the coding sequence ATGTCTCCGCCTGCCGCGCCGCCACCGGCGCCGACCCTCGTGCGTCCTGCCTTGCTCCAGCCGGGGTCGGGCTTCGTCGAGACCTTCCGTGCGCTCTGGCCCTATCTCTGGCCGGCGGACCGTGCCGATCTGCGCAAGCGCGTCGTCGCCGCCTTCGCCCTGCTGGTGCTCGGGCGCATCGTGCTGATGGGCGTGCCCTTCGCCTTCAAATGGGCGACGGACGCGCTCGCCGATACGCCATCGAGCCTGGAGCGCTGGCTGCCCTGGCTGGTGGGGGCGCCGCTGGCGCTGACGGTGATCTACGGTCTCGCGCGCGTCGGCTCGGCCGCCTTCATCCAGGCGCGCGACGCGCTGTTTGCGCCCGTCTTCATGCATGCGGTGCGGACGCTGGCGCTGCAGACCTTCGGCCATCTGCATCACCTCTCGCTGCGCTTTCATCTCGAGCGCAAGACCGGCGGGCTGACGCGGGTGCTGGAGCGTGGCCGCAACGGCATCGAGGAGATGGTCCGGCTCGGCCTGAACCAGCTTGTGCCCGTCGTCATCGAACTCGTGCTGATCACCGCCGTCCTGCTGACGATCTTCAACTGGATCTATGTCGTCGTGCTGGTGGTGATGGTGACCACCTATATGGCCTACACCATCAAGGCGACGGAATGGCGCATCGCCATCCGCACCCAGATGAACGAGTCCGACACGGACGCCAATTCGAAGGCGATCGATTCGCTCCTGAACTACGAGACGGTGAAGTATTTCGGCGCCGAGGCGCGCGAGACCGCCCGCTACGACCTGTCGATGGCGCGTTACGAGCGTAATTCGATCAAGGCCTACACCTCGCTCGCCTGGCTCAATTTCGGTCAGGCGGCCATCTTCGCGACCGGGCTGACGATCTCGATGGTGATGGCGGTGCAGGGCTTCCGTGCCGGCACGCTGACCGTCGGCGATTTCGTGCTGATCAACGCCATGCTGATCCAGCTCTACCAGCCGCTGAATTTCATGGGCACGGTCTATCGCGAGATCAAGCAGGCGACGCTCGACATCGAGCAGATGTTCTCATTGATCGGCAAGGACCCCGAGATCCAGGATAAGCCCGGCGCGAAGCCGCTCGCCGTGCTGGCCGGCGAGGTCACCTTCGAGGATGTCCAATTCGCCTATATCCCCGAGCGGCCGATCCTGAAGGGCATTTCCTTCACCGTGCCGGCGGGCCGCACGATCGCCATCGTCGGCCCGTCCGGCGCCGGCAAGTCGACGATCTCGCGCCTGCTGTTCCGCTTCTACGAGCCGCAGAAGGGCCGCATCCTGATCGACGGCCAGCCCATCGCCGATGTCCAGCAGGTGTCGCTGCGCGCCGCCATCGGCATGGTCCCGCAGGACACCGTGCTGTTCAACGACACGATCGAATACAACATCCGCTATGGCCGCCCGGAAGCGAGCGAGGCGGAGGTCGAGGAGGCCGCCCGCCTTGCCCAGATCGACCGGTTCATCAAGTCGCTGCCGGAGGGCTACGCCACCTCGGTCGGCGAGCGCGGCCTGAAGCTGTCGGGCGGCGAGAAGCAGCGCGTCGCCATCGCCCGCACCATCCTGAAGGGTCCGCCGGTGCTTGTGCTCGATGAGGCGACCTCGGCGCTCGACAGCTTCACCGAGAAGGAGATCCAGGACGCGCTCGACCGGGTCAGCGAGGGCCGCACCACGCTGGTCATCGCTCACCGCCTTTCCACCGTGATCAATGCCGACGAGATCATCGTGCTCGACAAGGGGCTGATCGCGGAACGCGGCCACCACCGCGATCTCCTCGCCGCGAACGGCATCTACGCCGCGCTCTGGAACCGCCAGCGCCAGGTCGACGAGGCCAAGGCGACCCTCCAGCGTGCCACCGCCGAGGAAGAGCCGAGCGTGCGGGTCTCGCTGACGCCGTAA
- the cimA gene encoding citramalate synthase, whose amino-acid sequence MTAARIHLFDTTLRDGAQTTGVDFSLDDKRAVAGLLDRLGIDYVEGGYPGANPLDTAFFAEKPTRTAKFAAFGMTKRAGRSAANDPGLRALLEAKADAIVFVAKAWDYHVHVALEIPLEDNLAGIRESVEAAKAAGREVMLDCEHFFDGYKANPDYALACARAAYDSGARWVVLCDTNGGTLPDEIGAIVAEVAKRVPGDHLGIHAHDDCGCAVANSLAAVEAGARQIQGTLNGLGERCGNANLVTLIGALKLKERYRGRFEIGIGEQQLAELTHVSRSLDEMLNRAPNRHAPFVGASAFATKAGIHASAVLKDPRTYEHVPPEATGNLRKVLISDQGGKSNLVAELERIGVTLGRDDPRLARVLEEVKEKEAQGYAFEGADASFYLLAKRIMGEVPAYFEVERFKVNVERRYNALGELVTFSEAIVKVKVGDELLISAAEGAAGPVNALDVALRKDLGHYQSLIEGLHLVDYKVRIFQGGTDAVTRVLIESADETGERWTTVGVSANIIDASFQALVDSITYKLMRAGATA is encoded by the coding sequence ATGACGGCCGCCCGCATCCATCTCTTCGACACGACTTTGCGCGACGGCGCGCAGACCACCGGCGTCGATTTCTCGCTCGACGACAAGCGCGCCGTCGCCGGCCTGCTCGACAGGCTCGGCATCGACTATGTCGAGGGCGGCTATCCCGGCGCGAACCCGCTCGACACGGCGTTCTTTGCGGAAAAGCCGACAAGGACAGCCAAGTTCGCCGCGTTCGGCATGACCAAACGGGCAGGGCGCTCGGCCGCCAACGACCCCGGGCTCAGGGCGCTGCTGGAAGCGAAGGCCGACGCGATCGTCTTCGTCGCCAAGGCCTGGGACTACCATGTCCATGTCGCGCTCGAGATCCCGCTCGAGGACAACCTCGCCGGCATCCGTGAGAGCGTCGAGGCCGCGAAGGCCGCCGGCCGCGAGGTCATGCTCGACTGCGAGCACTTCTTCGACGGCTACAAGGCCAATCCCGATTACGCGCTCGCCTGCGCCCGCGCGGCATACGATTCCGGCGCGCGCTGGGTCGTGCTCTGCGACACCAATGGCGGCACGCTGCCAGACGAGATCGGGGCCATCGTGGCCGAGGTGGCCAAGCGCGTGCCGGGAGACCATCTCGGCATCCACGCCCATGACGATTGCGGCTGCGCCGTCGCCAATTCGCTGGCCGCTGTCGAGGCCGGCGCACGCCAGATCCAGGGCACGCTGAACGGTCTCGGCGAGCGCTGCGGCAACGCCAATCTGGTCACCCTGATCGGCGCGCTGAAGCTGAAGGAGCGCTATCGCGGCCGCTTCGAGATCGGCATCGGCGAGCAGCAGCTCGCCGAGCTGACCCATGTCTCGCGCTCGCTCGACGAGATGCTGAACCGCGCGCCGAACCGTCACGCGCCCTTCGTCGGGGCGTCCGCCTTCGCGACCAAGGCCGGCATCCATGCCTCGGCCGTGCTGAAGGACCCGCGCACCTATGAGCATGTTCCGCCGGAGGCGACCGGCAATCTGCGCAAGGTGCTGATTTCTGACCAGGGCGGCAAGTCGAACCTCGTCGCCGAGCTGGAGCGCATCGGCGTCACGCTCGGTCGCGACGATCCGCGCCTCGCCCGCGTGCTGGAGGAGGTCAAGGAGAAGGAGGCGCAGGGCTATGCCTTCGAGGGCGCCGATGCCTCGTTCTACCTCCTCGCCAAGCGTATCATGGGCGAGGTCCCGGCTTATTTCGAGGTCGAGCGCTTCAAGGTGAATGTCGAGCGCCGCTACAATGCCCTGGGCGAGCTCGTCACCTTCTCGGAGGCGATCGTGAAGGTGAAGGTCGGCGACGAATTGCTGATCTCGGCGGCCGAGGGGGCGGCCGGCCCCGTCAACGCGCTTGATGTCGCGCTGCGCAAGGACCTCGGCCACTACCAGTCGCTGATCGAGGGCCTGCACCTCGTCGACTACAAGGTGCGGATTTTCCAGGGCGGCACCGACGCGGTGACACGCGTCCTGATCGAATCCGCCGACGAGACCGGCGAGCGCTGGACCACCGTGGGCGTCAGCGCCAACATCATCGACGCCTCGTTCCAGGCGCTGGTCGACTCGATCACCTACAAGCTGATGCGGGCCGGCGCGACGGCGTGA
- a CDS encoding DUF559 domain-containing protein yields MNRDAPPLPSRERAGVRGRRDGAIDASANARPGNVTAPPHPAAARPPSPARGEGETAPTLGQTLKRRARAMRREPTEAERKLWHLLRDRRFSGFKFRRQVEIGRYIVDLVCLERRLIIEADGGQHAENAYDEERDAWIVAQGFRIRRFWNADILQRPDEIVDTIWADLNAPLQQRPLRQFTRLDDHIR; encoded by the coding sequence ATGAACCGCGACGCACCCCCTCTCCCCTCGCGGGAGAGGGCTGGGGTGAGGGGGCGCCGTGACGGTGCCATTGATGCGTCCGCAAACGCACGCCCCGGAAACGTCACGGCGCCCCCTCATCCGGCCGCTGCGCGGCCCCCTTCTCCCGCGAGGGGAGAAGGGGAGACCGCGCCGACGCTTGGGCAAACCCTGAAGCGGCGTGCTCGCGCCATGCGCCGGGAGCCGACCGAGGCCGAGCGCAAGCTCTGGCATCTCCTACGCGATCGCCGCTTCAGCGGTTTCAAATTTCGCCGGCAGGTCGAGATCGGGCGCTATATCGTCGATCTCGTCTGTCTTGAGCGCCGGCTGATCATCGAGGCCGACGGCGGCCAGCATGCCGAGAACGCCTATGACGAGGAGCGCGACGCATGGATCGTTGCCCAAGGCTTTCGCATTCGTCGATTCTGGAATGCGGACATCCTGCAGAGGCCTGACGAGATCGTCGACACGATCTGGGCTGATCTGAACGCTCCGCTCCAGCAGCGCCCGCTCCGGCAGTTTACCCGATTGGACGACCACATCCGATGA
- the cysS gene encoding cysteine--tRNA ligase: MSPTLRLYNTLTRTKEDFVPVDPQNLRMYVCGPTVYDYAHIGNARPVIVFDVLYRLLKHLAKQGIWDGGKGETKVTYARNLTDVDDKINARAARDWPGLPLNEAIAKVTEGTTAQFHADIDALGCLRPDEEPRATDHIEEMKAIIERLIARGVAYVAEEHVLFHVPAVAHLKAAPKYGSLARRSLDEMMAGARVDVAPYKKDPMDFVLWKPSRDGIDPGWPSPAGIATPGRPGWHIECSAMSMAKLLEPFGGGLSCDDPQKNVFDIHGGGIDLVFPHHENEIAQSCCAFGAEAGIGRMANYWMHNGFLQVEGEKMSKSLGNFVTINELLETESFGGQKWHGRVLRLAMLMTQYRQPIDWTVDRLVEARSNLFEWNELCFEAPAHDGEVAEVVQPLLDDLNTAAAIAGFHALAKAVRAEMNGPRKVVAAARLREALFLFGLYHDGVPAELLKQDVRDRELDRKVDSLVTARLAARRAKNFAESDRIRDELAAMGIALKDGKDPATGEPTTTWEVKR, translated from the coding sequence ATGTCGCCGACCCTCAGGCTCTACAACACGCTGACGCGGACGAAGGAGGATTTCGTTCCCGTCGATCCGCAGAACCTGCGGATGTATGTCTGCGGCCCGACGGTCTACGATTACGCGCATATCGGCAACGCCCGCCCGGTCATCGTTTTCGACGTGCTCTACCGGCTGCTCAAGCATTTGGCGAAGCAGGGCATTTGGGATGGCGGCAAGGGTGAGACCAAGGTCACCTATGCCCGTAACCTCACCGACGTCGACGACAAGATCAACGCCCGCGCGGCGCGTGACTGGCCCGGTCTGCCGCTGAACGAGGCGATCGCGAAGGTCACGGAAGGCACGACCGCGCAGTTCCATGCCGACATCGATGCGCTGGGTTGCCTGCGGCCGGACGAGGAGCCGCGCGCCACCGACCATATCGAGGAGATGAAGGCGATCATCGAGCGCCTGATCGCGCGCGGCGTCGCCTATGTCGCCGAGGAGCATGTGCTGTTCCATGTCCCGGCCGTCGCGCATCTGAAGGCGGCGCCGAAATACGGCTCGCTCGCCCGCCGCTCGCTCGACGAGATGATGGCCGGCGCACGGGTGGATGTGGCCCCTTACAAAAAAGACCCGATGGATTTCGTGCTCTGGAAGCCGAGCCGCGACGGCATCGATCCGGGCTGGCCGTCGCCGGCCGGCATCGCCACGCCCGGCCGCCCGGGCTGGCACATCGAATGCTCGGCCATGTCGATGGCGAAGCTGCTCGAGCCCTTCGGCGGCGGGCTCTCCTGCGACGATCCGCAGAAGAACGTCTTCGACATCCATGGCGGCGGCATCGACCTCGTCTTTCCGCACCACGAGAACGAGATCGCCCAATCCTGCTGCGCCTTCGGGGCTGAGGCCGGCATCGGCCGCATGGCGAACTACTGGATGCACAACGGCTTCCTGCAGGTCGAAGGCGAGAAGATGTCGAAGAGCCTCGGCAATTTCGTCACGATCAACGAATTGCTGGAGACGGAGAGCTTCGGCGGCCAGAAATGGCATGGCCGCGTACTTCGGCTTGCAATGTTGATGACGCAGTACCGTCAGCCGATTGATTGGACGGTCGACCGACTGGTCGAAGCGCGATCAAATCTTTTCGAATGGAACGAGCTGTGCTTTGAAGCGCCAGCGCACGATGGAGAGGTCGCGGAGGTGGTGCAGCCCCTGCTTGACGATCTCAACACTGCTGCGGCGATCGCAGGATTTCACGCACTAGCCAAGGCAGTGCGAGCCGAAATGAATGGCCCTCGGAAAGTTGTTGCAGCGGCTAGGCTGCGGGAGGCGCTCTTCCTGTTCGGCCTATATCATGACGGCGTGCCGGCCGAATTGCTCAAGCAGGACGTTAGGGACCGGGAGCTCGACCGTAAGGTAGACAGCCTCGTTACTGCCCGTCTCGCCGCCCGCCGCGCGAAGAACTTCGCTGAATCCGACCGCATTCGTGACGAACTCGCTGCCATGGGCATCGCGCTCAAGGACGGCAAGGATCCTGCCACCGGCGAGCCGACAACGACCTGGGAGGTCAAGCGATGA
- a CDS encoding fumarylacetoacetate hydrolase family protein, whose product MKLASLMHGRDGRLVVVSQDLTRATDAFPVVPTLQAALDDWDRLAPRLADLAVSLEHGSVPSFRFHEHDCAAPLPRAYQWLDGSAYANHVELTRKARGVALPENLLTEPLMYQGGSDTPLGARQAVHAIAEDQGIDFEAEVAVVTGDVPMGVSPQAALGHIRLVMLANDVSLRNLAGPELAKGFGFVQAKPSSAYSPVAVTPDELGDAWRGGKLHLPVLAQINGRLFGRPDAGTDMTFDFGALMAHAARTRRLGAGTIIGSGTVSNRGADGGPGRALAEGGAGYACIVEQRMVETILTGAASTPFLRFGDTIRIEVKTSTGHSIFGAIEQEILPHVG is encoded by the coding sequence ATGAAACTCGCTTCACTTATGCATGGCCGGGATGGCCGGCTGGTCGTGGTCTCGCAGGATCTGACGCGCGCCACCGATGCCTTCCCGGTGGTGCCGACGCTGCAGGCCGCGCTCGATGACTGGGACCGGCTCGCCCCGCGCCTCGCCGATCTGGCGGTGAGCCTGGAGCACGGCTCGGTCCCCTCCTTCCGCTTTCACGAGCATGATTGCGCCGCGCCGCTGCCGCGTGCCTATCAGTGGCTCGACGGCTCGGCCTATGCCAACCACGTCGAACTGACCCGGAAGGCGCGTGGCGTCGCCCTGCCGGAAAATCTTCTGACGGAACCGCTGATGTATCAGGGCGGCTCCGATACGCCGCTGGGTGCACGCCAGGCGGTGCATGCGATCGCCGAGGATCAGGGCATCGATTTCGAGGCCGAGGTCGCGGTCGTCACCGGCGACGTGCCGATGGGCGTCAGCCCGCAGGCCGCGCTCGGCCATATCCGCCTCGTGATGCTGGCCAATGATGTCAGCTTGCGCAACCTGGCCGGGCCGGAGCTGGCGAAGGGCTTCGGCTTCGTCCAGGCGAAGCCGTCCAGTGCCTATTCGCCGGTCGCCGTCACCCCCGACGAACTCGGCGACGCCTGGCGCGGCGGCAAGCTGCACCTGCCCGTTCTGGCGCAGATCAATGGCAGGCTGTTCGGGCGGCCCGATGCCGGCACCGACATGACCTTCGACTTCGGCGCGCTGATGGCCCATGCCGCGAGGACGCGTCGGCTCGGCGCCGGCACGATCATCGGCTCCGGTACGGTCTCGAACCGCGGCGCCGATGGCGGTCCGGGGCGTGCGCTGGCCGAGGGCGGTGCCGGCTACGCCTGCATCGTCGAGCAGCGCATGGTCGAGACGATCCTGACGGGCGCGGCCAGCACGCCGTTTCTGCGCTTCGGCGACACGATCCGCATCGAGGTGAAGACTTCGACCGGCCATTCGATCTTCGGGGCGATCGAGCAGGAGATCTTGCCGCATGTCGGGTGA
- the dctP gene encoding TRAP transporter substrate-binding protein DctP, producing the protein MKRRDFLKTGALAAAATPVAMPAVAQSQPEVKWRLTSSFPKSLDTIFGTAQHFSKLVSDATDGKFQIQVFAPGEIVPGLQALDAVSSGTVECAHSPTYFYIGKDPALGLGTGIPFGLNARQQHSWWYFGGGEQIVNGVLDRFNAYSIPCGNSGCQMGGFFRKELTGLDDLKGLKFRIGGMGGAVLAKLGVVPTQIAPGDVYPALERGTIDAAEFVGPYDDEKLGFIRVAKYYYYPGWWEGGAMLHLIIGKEAWAKLPKHYQAIVQNACEAANNWMLGKYDFVNPGGLRRLVGQGAQLRPFPLPVMEAALKAAEEYYAETSAKSADFKAGYDSMVAFRGENLLWWQVAELSYDSFMNRLKAR; encoded by the coding sequence ATGAAACGTCGCGACTTTTTGAAAACAGGTGCACTCGCCGCCGCCGCCACGCCCGTCGCGATGCCGGCCGTCGCACAGTCGCAGCCCGAGGTGAAGTGGCGGCTGACGTCGAGCTTCCCCAAGTCGCTCGACACGATCTTCGGGACCGCACAGCACTTCTCAAAGCTCGTCAGCGACGCGACCGACGGCAAGTTCCAGATACAGGTCTTCGCTCCGGGCGAGATCGTCCCGGGTCTGCAGGCGCTCGACGCCGTCTCCTCGGGCACAGTCGAATGCGCGCATTCGCCGACCTATTTCTACATCGGCAAGGACCCCGCGCTGGGGCTCGGCACCGGCATCCCCTTCGGGCTGAACGCCCGCCAGCAGCATAGCTGGTGGTATTTCGGCGGCGGCGAGCAGATCGTGAACGGCGTTCTCGACCGCTTCAACGCCTATTCGATCCCCTGCGGCAATTCGGGCTGCCAGATGGGCGGCTTCTTCCGCAAGGAACTCACCGGCCTCGACGACCTCAAGGGGCTGAAGTTCCGTATCGGCGGGATGGGCGGGGCGGTGCTGGCCAAGCTCGGCGTGGTGCCGACGCAGATCGCGCCCGGCGACGTCTACCCGGCGCTGGAGCGCGGCACGATCGATGCGGCGGAATTCGTCGGCCCCTATGACGACGAGAAGCTCGGCTTCATCCGGGTCGCCAAATATTACTACTATCCCGGCTGGTGGGAGGGCGGCGCGATGCTGCACCTGATCATCGGCAAGGAGGCCTGGGCCAAGCTGCCGAAGCACTATCAGGCGATCGTCCAGAACGCCTGCGAGGCGGCCAACAACTGGATGCTGGGCAAATACGACTTTGTGAATCCGGGCGGACTGCGCCGGCTCGTCGGCCAGGGCGCACAGCTCCGGCCCTTCCCGCTGCCGGTGATGGAAGCGGCCCTCAAGGCCGCCGAGGAGTATTACGCCGAGACCTCGGCCAAAAGCGCCGACTTCAAGGCAGGCTACGATTCGATGGTCGCCTTCCGCGGCGAGAACCTGCTCTGGTGGCAGGTCGCCGAGTTGTCCTACGACTCGTTCATGAACCGGCTGAAGGCGCGCTGA
- a CDS encoding MarR family winged helix-turn-helix transcriptional regulator has protein sequence MSTKPPSPPPETPLRLEQFLPYRLNVVAFHSARALGRIYDAHFGIGIPEWRVVAQLGEFGKLTSRDIGELAQMHKTKVSRAVSELEKRGLVSRAENRQDRRESFVALTPAGERIYAQIVPLALAFQARWTEGIATEELKVFERVLSTLTERSRHLAGSYREDEG, from the coding sequence ATGTCGACGAAACCGCCCTCTCCCCCGCCGGAGACTCCGCTCCGGCTGGAACAGTTCCTGCCCTACCGCCTCAACGTCGTCGCCTTCCATTCGGCGCGGGCGCTGGGGCGGATCTATGACGCGCATTTCGGCATCGGCATCCCGGAGTGGCGGGTGGTCGCGCAGCTTGGCGAATTCGGCAAGCTGACCTCGCGCGACATCGGCGAACTGGCCCAGATGCACAAGACCAAGGTCTCGCGAGCCGTCTCCGAACTGGAGAAGCGCGGGCTGGTCTCGCGGGCCGAGAACCGGCAGGACCGGCGCGAGTCCTTCGTCGCGCTGACGCCCGCCGGCGAGCGGATCTATGCGCAGATCGTGCCGCTGGCGCTGGCCTTCCAGGCGCGCTGGACGGAAGGAATCGCGACCGAGGAACTCAAGGTGTTCGAGCGCGTGCTCTCGACGCTGACCGAACGCAGCCGCCATCTCGCCGGCAGCTATCGCGAGGACGAGGGCTGA
- a CDS encoding phosphoribosylaminoimidazolesuccinocarboxamide synthase — protein sequence MTEPLALQKPLALEDAFIPELPNYYRGKVRENYDLPNGRRILISTDRLSAFDRAIAAIPFKGQVLTQTARHWFEKTADICPNHVLEYPDPNVVIGKRLDILPVEIVVRGYLAGTTGTSILTMYKQGLREMYGVRLPDGLRDNEKLPEAIITPTSKAFDGGHDEPLSAAGIVAEGLLTREQWDMVSGYALALFARGQALAAERGLILADTKYEFGTDRDGTILLADEIHTPDSSRYWMAGSYAARFEAGEKPESFDKDFVRNWVVARCDPYKEELPPIPAALIAQTTDVYVRAFETITGQTFVPPPAGEVPLDRIRRNLARFF from the coding sequence ATGACCGAACCTCTGGCGCTCCAAAAGCCTCTGGCACTCGAAGACGCCTTCATCCCCGAGCTTCCGAACTATTATCGCGGCAAGGTCCGCGAGAATTACGACCTGCCCAACGGGCGCCGCATCCTGATCTCGACGGATCGCTTGAGCGCCTTCGACCGGGCGATCGCCGCGATCCCGTTCAAGGGGCAGGTGCTGACCCAGACGGCGCGCCACTGGTTCGAGAAGACGGCGGACATCTGCCCCAACCATGTGCTCGAATATCCCGATCCCAATGTCGTGATCGGCAAGCGGCTGGACATTCTTCCCGTCGAGATCGTGGTGCGCGGCTATCTCGCCGGCACGACCGGCACCTCGATCCTGACGATGTACAAGCAGGGCCTGCGCGAGATGTATGGCGTGCGCCTGCCCGATGGCCTGCGCGACAATGAAAAGCTGCCCGAGGCGATCATCACCCCGACCAGCAAGGCGTTCGACGGCGGCCATGACGAGCCGCTTTCGGCCGCCGGCATCGTTGCCGAGGGGCTCCTGACCCGCGAGCAATGGGACATGGTGAGCGGCTATGCGCTGGCGCTCTTCGCACGCGGGCAGGCGCTCGCCGCCGAGCGCGGCCTGATCCTGGCCGACACCAAATACGAGTTCGGCACCGACAGGGATGGCACGATCCTGCTGGCGGACGAGATCCACACCCCCGATTCCAGCCGTTACTGGATGGCCGGCAGCTACGCGGCGCGCTTCGAGGCCGGCGAGAAGCCGGAATCCTTCGACAAGGACTTCGTCCGCAACTGGGTGGTCGCCCGCTGCGACCCTTACAAGGAAGAGCTGCCGCCGATCCCGGCGGCGCTGATCGCACAGACGACGGATGTCTATGTCCGCGCGTTCGAGACCATCACTGGGCAAACCTTTGTGCCGCCGCCGGCCGGTGAGGTTCCGCTGGACCGCATCCGCCGCAACCTCGCGCGGTTCTTCTGA
- a CDS encoding DUF2865 domain-containing protein codes for MLLALASMGGAALAQSPSCNAWRSELASLQGQRGGDPRAAQAAQRVGAQLAQATSQYRAMGCERGGFTFFGEGPPAQCGGLRAQIGQLQAQYGSLQQQGQGGAVEQRRAQLAAAISNNCRAQQRGFFETIFGLEPRRGEIDSTLPELDPEQPLEPEKPRMGGPQTVCVRTCDGFFFPLANNPGGRDSSDEMCQALCPGVETLAYGMTNGGDIQNSVARATGQPYSSLANAGKYQRSFDAACTCRGQGQSWAQALKEAEYLLDKRKGDVIVTEQRAAELSRPKEAKPDPKRRGAAPTVQPAAAPEIPDEKPMPSENSPTSGTESAGVGPSSVGERVLDKGDGLKRETRSVTGERRTVRIVAPNLAPNLGPAAARP; via the coding sequence GTGCTTCTGGCCCTGGCGAGCATGGGCGGGGCGGCGCTGGCGCAGTCGCCGTCCTGCAATGCATGGCGCTCCGAACTCGCCAGCCTGCAGGGCCAGCGCGGCGGCGATCCGCGCGCGGCACAGGCAGCGCAGCGCGTCGGCGCGCAGCTCGCGCAGGCGACGAGCCAGTATCGCGCCATGGGCTGCGAGCGCGGTGGCTTCACCTTCTTCGGCGAGGGCCCGCCGGCGCAATGCGGTGGCCTGCGCGCGCAGATCGGCCAGTTGCAGGCGCAATATGGCAGCCTGCAGCAACAGGGTCAGGGCGGCGCGGTCGAGCAGCGCCGGGCCCAGCTCGCTGCCGCCATCAGCAACAACTGCCGGGCCCAGCAGCGCGGCTTCTTCGAGACGATCTTCGGCCTCGAGCCGCGCCGCGGCGAAATCGATTCGACGCTTCCGGAACTCGATCCCGAGCAGCCGCTCGAGCCCGAAAAGCCGCGCATGGGTGGGCCGCAGACCGTCTGCGTGCGGACCTGCGACGGCTTCTTCTTCCCGCTCGCCAACAATCCGGGCGGTCGCGACAGCTCCGACGAGATGTGCCAGGCGCTGTGCCCCGGCGTCGAAACGCTCGCCTATGGCATGACCAATGGCGGCGACATCCAGAACTCCGTCGCGCGCGCCACCGGCCAGCCCTATTCCTCGCTGGCCAATGCCGGAAAATACCAGCGCAGCTTTGACGCCGCCTGCACCTGCCGCGGCCAGGGCCAGAGCTGGGCCCAGGCCCTCAAGGAGGCGGAATACCTGCTCGACAAGCGCAAGGGCGATGTCATCGTCACCGAGCAGCGGGCGGCCGAACTGTCGCGCCCGAAAGAGGCCAAGCCCGATCCGAAGCGGCGCGGCGCGGCACCGACGGTGCAGCCGGCCGCAGCCCCGGAGATTCCAGACGAGAAGCCGATGCCATCGGAAAATTCCCCGACTTCGGGCACGGAATCGGCCGGTGTCGGACCGAGTTCGGTCGGCGAACGCGTCCTCGACAAGGGCGACGGGCTGAAGCGGGAGACGCGCAGCGTCACAGGCGAGCGCCGGACGGTACGGATCGTGGCGCCGAATCTCGCGCCGAATCTCGGTCCGGCCGCTGCGAGACCATGA